One window from the genome of Cryptomeria japonica chromosome 6, Sugi_1.0, whole genome shotgun sequence encodes:
- the LOC131051038 gene encoding cytochrome P450 750A1-like yields the protein MESLSEVVTIGLGIFFFCYCFLYTRSNGRNKLKLPPGPRPWPVIGSLHLLGKLPNQSLTTLAKKYGSIMFLRLGSIPTVMVSSPAMAKEFLKTHDLVFANRSKSTYGKYVCYDHKSVAFGPYGASWKQMRKLLTVELLTVKRNDSFRFVREEEVSDMIASIWQESRQGAQCVDVKKRLSSLTRNIVCRMFASRTYSDNELNGGHDFKQIVEEMFVLAGAFCIGDFIPSLDWLDFQGFRRRMQAVHKIFDGFAEKVIDDHIHRRLEKGKPKEEDRVKDMVDVMLSMAETKNLTISRVDIKAMILVMLNAGTETSVTLIEWAMSELLKNPATLARAQQEMESAVGRDRRVMESDVMSLDYLRCVVKETLRLHPSAPMLLNESTEGCSVGGYFIPPKTKLFVNVWAIGRDENVWKDVHQFRPERFMGCNKDVRGQDFDLLPFGAGRRGCPGISMGLSVNELALAQLIHCFDWTVNGEVDMEEEFELTVPRKNPLFACPKWRLTTEYPS from the exons ATGGAATCCCTAAGTGAAGTCGTGACTATTGGACTTGGGATTTTCTTCTTCTGCTACTGCTTCCTCTATACGAGGAGCAATGGCCGCAACAAATTGAAGTTGCCTCCCGGACCACGTCCATGGCCTGTCATAGGAAGTCTCCATCTCTTGGGAAAACTTCCTAATCAGTCCCTTACGACGCTGGCAAAGAAATACGGATCCATTATGTTTCTCCGTTTGGGCTCCATCCCCACTGTTATGGTGTCTTCTCCTGCCATGGCAAAAGAATTCCTCAAAACGCATGATTTGGTCTTTGCAAACAGATCAAAGAGTACATACGGGAAATACGTATGCTATGATCATAAAAGCGTCGCTTTTGGCCCCTATGGAGCGTCGTGGAAGCAGATGAGAAAGCTGTTGACTGTGGAGCTCCTCACAGTGAAGAGAAACGATTCCTTCAGATTCGTGAGAGAGGAAGAAGTGTCTGATATGATCGCCTCCATCTGGCAGGAAAGTAGGCAGGGAGCGCAGTGTGTGGATGTGAAAAAGAGACTCTCCTCCCTCACACGAAATATTGTCTGCAGAATGTTTGCCAGCAGGACGTACTCCGACAACGAGTTGAATGGAGGGCATGACTTCAAACAAATCGTTGAAGAGATGTTTGTTCTGGCCGGTGCATTTTGCATTGGTGATTTCATTCCTTCTCTCGACTGGCTCGACTTCCAAGGATTCCGTCGCCGCATGCAGGCTGTTCACAAAATATTCGACGGATTTGCTGAGAAAGTTATCGACGACCACATTCATCGTAGGTTGGAAAAAGGAAAACCGAAAGAGGAAGATCGTGTTAAAGACATGGTAGACGTGATGCTCAGCATGGCCGAAACGAAGAACCTGACAATCTCCAGGGTCGACATCAAAGCCATGATCTTG GTCATGTTAAACGCGGGAACGGAAACATCGGTTACATTGATAGAGTGGGCGATGAGTGAATTGCTGAAGAATCCTGCAACGCTGGCACGAGCGCAGCAGGAGATGGAATCAGCAGTGGGCAGAGACCGCCGAGTAATGGAGAGTGACGTAATGAGCTTGGACTACTTGCGATGCGTTGTGAAGGAAACTCTTCGACTTCATCCGTCAGCTCCAATGCTCTTGAACGAATCGACGGAAGGATGCAGCGTAGGAGGATATTTCATTCCGCCAAAGACGAAGCTGTTTGTGAATGTGTGGGCGATCGGAAGGGATGAAAACGTTTGGAAAGATGTTCATCAGTTTAGGCCCGAGAGGTTCATGGGGTGTAATAAGGATGTGAGAGGTCAGGACTTCGATTTGTTGCCGTTCGGAGCAGGAAGAAGAGGATGCCCTGGTATTTCCATGGGACTCTCTGTTAATGAGTTGGCACTCGCTCagttaattcattgctttgattggACTGTGAATGGCGAGGTAGATATGGAGGAAGAGTTTGAATTAACCGTTCCCAGAAAAAACCCGCTGTTTGCCTGCCCTAAATGGAGGCTCACTACTGAATATCCTAGTTAA
- the LOC131051036 gene encoding cytochrome P450 94A1-like — MPLQFQGLWATRSSYKKTIRAGGLTFTNQINQKMMSISPLFLGTLSVLSFPALALIVGYTIYVLTSQGDEKTVPKSYPIVGLLFSFLRNRNRLPEWLTELLEHAPSNTITFQRLGTKVVITADPRNVEHLLKTRFENYPKGNYFMLRLHDLLGSGIFNADGEAWKLQRRVASYEFGTNSLRDFITESVQGEITQRLLPLLRKAAATKQSGLDMQDVFQRFAFDNICKVAFGMDPGCLDISLPLSEFAESFEVATNLSLKRFTDPLPFLWMLKRMFNVGSEKRLRQAIHIIHNFAQDVIDARKKEIFHSRGAQRQDLLSRFLFTHESAVAAGKASYVFSVRDIVISFILAGRDSTSAALTWFFWLLSSHPRVEQNIYAEITSLVAAREESSSCFSYEELKQMKYLQATLCESMRLYPPVPSDTKQALAEDELPDGTVVRKGMRVIYHPYAMGRMESVWGTDCLEFKPERWLSKMENGSLEFVAHNAFKYPVFQAGPRVCLGKQTAFIQMKSITASVIEEFSLEVDRNWNPKYVAMITAKMENGLPVRVVKRLQKVP; from the coding sequence ATGCCCTTACAGTTTCAAGGGTTGTGGGCTACAAGGTCAAGCTATAAGAAAACAATTAGGGCAGGAGGATTAACATTCACCAATCAGATTAATCAGAAGATGATGAGCATTTCTCCATTATTTCTGGGCACGCTAAGTGTCTTAAGCTTTCCTGCCCTTGCGTTGATTGTTGGTTATACAATCTACGTGCTGACAAGCCAGGGAGACGAGAAAACCGTGCCTAAGTCTTATCCAATTGTGGGTTTATTGTTTTCTTTCTTGAGGAACCGAAATCGGCTCCCAGAATGGCTAACAGAACTTCTGGAACACGCTCCTTCCAACACCATCACTTTTCAGCGGCTCGGAACAAAGGTAGTTATCACGGCCGATCCACGCAATGTCGAGCACCTGCTCAAGACTCGTTTTGAGAATTATCCCAAGGGCAATTATTTCATGCTCCGCTTGCACGATCTTCTTGGAAGTGGGATTTTCAACGCCGATGGTGAGGCCTGGAAATTGCAGAGACGAGTCGCCAGTTACGAGTTCGGCACCAACTCTTTGCGCGACTTCATTACAGAGAGCGTGCAAGGCGAGATCACCCAACGCCTCCTGCCGCTACTCAGAAAAGCGGCTGCCACTAAACAGAGTGGGCTGGATATGCAGGACGTTTTCCAGCGATTTGCCTTCGACAACATATGTAAGGTGGCGTTCGGTATGGACCCCGGTTGCCTCGACATTTCTCTCCCGCTTTCAGAATTCGCAGAGTCCTTTGAAGTCGCCACCAATTTAAGCTTGAAAAGATTTACGGATCCCCTGCCCTTCCTCTGGATGCTCAAGCGGATGTTCAACGTCGGGTCCGAGAAACGCTTACGGCAGGCAATCCACATCATTCATAACTTCGCGCAAGATGTCATCGATGCGAGGAAGAAGGAAATATTTCACTCTCGCGGGGCACAGCGTCAAGATCTCTTGTCCAGATTTCTTTTCACTCACGAGAGCGCTGTTGCTGCAGGAAAGGCCTCGTACGTTTTTTCTGTGAGAGATATCGTAATAAGTTTCATCTTGGCGGGCAGGGACTCAACCTCTGCGGCGCTCACATGGTTCTTCTGGCTTCTCTCCTCTCATCCACGAGTCGAACAGAATATTTATGCAGAAATTACAAGCCTTGTCGCTGCCAGAGAAGAGAGCAGTTCCTGTTTCTCTTATGAGGAACTGAAGCAGATGAAGTATCTGCAGGCCACTCTGTGTGAATCGATGAGGTTGTACCCGCCCGTTCCGTCTGATACGAAACAGGCATTGGCAGAAGATGAGCTGCCGGACGGGACGGTGGTAAGGAAGGGGATGCGGGTGATATACCACCCTTATGCGATGGGAAGAATGGAGAGCGTCTGGGGCACCGACTGTTTGGAATTCAAGCCAGAGAGATGGCTGAGCAAGATGGAGAATGGTTCGCTAGAATTTGTGGCACACAATGCATTCAAATATCCAGTGTTCCAGGCTGGGCCAAGAGTTTGCTTGGGGAAACAGACGGCGTTTATTCAGATGAAAAGCATCACTGCGAGTGTTATCGAAGAATTCAGTCTGGAGGTAGACCGCAACTGGAATCCCAAGTACGTGGCAATGATCACGGCTAAAATGGAGAATGGGCTTCCCGTACGCGTGGTGAAGAGACTTCAAAAGGTCCCCTGA